From Bacteroidia bacterium:
AACAAGACGAAAAATTTTGTACTGCTTTTTTTAAGACTCATCCGATGAAAATTATTTCACCTTGAACTTAAATTGGAGTTGATTTATTGCATCGGTAGATGCAGAAACTTTATTTTTTAATTCCTCTTTGAATAAAATAATTTTTTGAAGAACGGAAGGATCGCCTGCCGCAATTA
This genomic window contains:
- a CDS encoding AIR carboxylase family protein produces the protein DGWDSILSILQMPNGVPVATVALNAAQNAGILAAQIIAAGDPSVLQKIILFKEELKNKVSASTDAINQLQFKFKVK